In Chromobacterium rhizoryzae, one genomic interval encodes:
- the rpsJ gene encoding 30S ribosomal protein S10, whose amino-acid sequence MSSQKIRIRLKAFDYNLIDRSAQEIVETAKRTGAVVKGPVPLPTKIERFNVLRSPHVNKTSRDQLEIRTHLRLMDIVDPTDKTVDALMKLDLPAGVDVEIKLQ is encoded by the coding sequence ATGTCTAGCCAGAAAATCCGCATCCGCCTGAAAGCTTTCGATTACAACCTGATCGATCGCTCTGCTCAGGAAATCGTTGAAACCGCCAAGCGCACCGGCGCCGTTGTTAAGGGCCCGGTTCCGCTGCCGACCAAAATCGAGCGTTTCAACGTTCTGCGTTCCCCGCACGTGAACAAGACTTCCCGCGACCAGCTGGAAATCCGCACTCACCTGCGTCTGATGGACATCGTGGATCCGACCGACAAGACCGTCGACGCTCTGATGAAGCTCGACCTGCCGGCCGGTGTTGATGTGGAAATCAAGCTGCAGTAA
- the rplD gene encoding 50S ribosomal protein L4 yields the protein MELNVINTQGKAVGSLQVSDSLFGREYNEALVHQVVTAFLANARSANRAQLTRAEVKHSTKKPFRQKGTGNARAGMTSTPNRRGGGRAFPNKPDENFTQKVNRKMFRAGMAAILSQLVRDERLIVVDELNVESPKTKEFVGAVQPMGLEQALFITSELSENLYLSSRNLTNVLVIEAVQADPYSLLRFKKTVITRDAVKQLEEQWA from the coding sequence ATGGAATTGAATGTAATCAATACCCAAGGCAAGGCTGTTGGCAGCCTGCAAGTGTCCGACTCTTTGTTCGGCCGCGAGTACAACGAAGCTCTGGTGCACCAGGTCGTTACCGCATTCCTGGCGAATGCTCGTAGCGCCAACCGCGCCCAGCTGACCCGTGCTGAAGTGAAGCACTCGACCAAGAAGCCTTTCCGTCAGAAAGGTACTGGTAACGCTCGTGCCGGTATGACTTCCACCCCGAACCGTCGTGGTGGTGGCCGTGCCTTCCCGAACAAGCCGGACGAGAACTTCACCCAGAAAGTTAACCGCAAGATGTTCCGTGCAGGCATGGCCGCGATTCTGTCGCAGCTGGTCCGCGACGAGCGTCTGATCGTGGTTGACGAACTGAACGTTGAAAGCCCGAAGACCAAAGAATTCGTTGGCGCCGTTCAGCCCATGGGCCTGGAGCAAGCTTTGTTCATCACTAGCGAGCTGAGCGAAAACCTCTATCTCTCTTCGCGTAACCTGACGAACGTGCTGGTTATCGAGGCGGTTCAAGCTGACCCGTACAGCCTGTTGCGCTTCAAGAAGACCGTGATCACTCGCGACGCTGTGAAGCAACTTGAGGAGCAGTGGGCATGA
- the fusA gene encoding elongation factor G gives MARKTPIERYRNIGISAHIDAGKTTTTERILFYTGVNHKLGEVHDGAATTDWMEQEQERGITITSAAVTTFWKGMGMQFPEHRFNIIDTPGHVDFTIEVERSMRVLDGAVMVYCAVGGVQPQSETVWRQANKYKVPRIAFVNKMDRQGANFFRAVEQVKTRLRGNPVPIVVPIGAEDGFTGVVDLLKMKAIIWDEASQGMKFEYGDIPADLVSVAEEWREKMVEAAAEVSDEMMDKYLGGETLTEEEIIAGLRERTLRCEIQPMLCGSAFKNKGVQRMLDAVIELLPAPIDIPAIAGETDGKPAERHASDDEPFSALAFKLMNDPYVGQLTFFRVYSGVVKSGDTVLNSIKGKKERIGRIVQMMANDRIELEEVRAGDIAAAIGLKEVTTGETLCDLNAEIILERMEFPEPVIHVAVEPKTKADQEKMGVALNRLAKEDPSFRVRTDEESGQTIISGMGELHLEILVDRMRREFGVEANVGAPQVAYRETITKVVTDVDGKHVKQSGGKGQYGHAVITLEPSGEGNGYKFVDEIKGGVIPREFIPSVDKGIQNTLSSGILAGFPVVDVTVRLTFGSYHDVDSSQIAFELAGSLAFKEAMRRAGPCILEPMMAVEVETPEEYMGDVMGDLNRRRGIVQGMDDDGLGGKKIKAEVPLAEMFGYSTDLRSATQGRATYSMEFKHYSEAPKHVADAVMAARK, from the coding sequence GTGGCAAGGAAAACCCCCATTGAGCGTTACCGTAACATCGGTATCTCCGCTCACATTGACGCCGGTAAGACGACCACTACCGAGCGTATTCTGTTTTACACCGGTGTGAACCACAAGCTGGGCGAGGTTCATGACGGCGCTGCCACCACCGACTGGATGGAGCAGGAGCAGGAGCGTGGCATTACCATCACCTCCGCTGCTGTGACCACCTTCTGGAAAGGTATGGGGATGCAGTTCCCCGAGCACCGCTTCAACATCATCGACACCCCGGGACACGTGGACTTTACCATTGAGGTAGAGCGTTCCATGCGTGTACTGGACGGCGCGGTGATGGTGTACTGCGCGGTGGGTGGCGTTCAGCCCCAGTCTGAAACCGTATGGCGTCAGGCTAACAAGTACAAAGTTCCGCGTATCGCCTTCGTGAACAAGATGGACCGTCAAGGCGCCAACTTCTTCCGTGCGGTTGAACAGGTGAAGACTCGCCTGCGCGGCAATCCGGTGCCCATCGTCGTGCCTATTGGCGCTGAAGATGGTTTCACCGGCGTGGTCGATCTGTTGAAGATGAAGGCCATCATCTGGGATGAAGCGTCCCAGGGCATGAAATTCGAATACGGCGACATCCCGGCCGATCTGGTTTCCGTGGCCGAAGAGTGGCGCGAGAAAATGGTCGAAGCCGCTGCCGAAGTCAGCGACGAGATGATGGACAAGTACTTGGGCGGCGAAACGCTGACCGAGGAAGAAATCATCGCCGGCCTGCGCGAGCGTACCCTGCGTTGCGAAATTCAGCCGATGCTGTGCGGCTCCGCGTTCAAGAACAAGGGTGTTCAGCGCATGCTGGACGCCGTGATTGAACTGCTGCCGGCGCCGATCGACATTCCGGCCATCGCGGGTGAAACCGACGGCAAGCCGGCCGAGCGTCACGCTTCCGACGACGAGCCGTTCTCGGCTCTGGCGTTCAAGCTGATGAACGACCCGTACGTTGGTCAGCTGACCTTCTTCCGCGTCTACTCCGGTGTGGTGAAGTCCGGTGATACCGTGCTGAACTCCATCAAGGGCAAGAAAGAACGTATCGGCCGTATCGTGCAGATGATGGCGAACGACCGTATCGAGCTGGAAGAAGTGCGTGCCGGCGACATCGCCGCCGCCATCGGCTTGAAAGAAGTAACCACCGGCGAAACCCTGTGCGATCTGAACGCCGAAATCATCCTGGAGCGCATGGAGTTCCCGGAGCCGGTGATTCACGTTGCCGTTGAGCCGAAGACCAAGGCCGACCAGGAGAAGATGGGCGTTGCCCTGAACCGCCTGGCCAAGGAAGACCCGTCGTTCCGCGTGCGTACCGACGAAGAATCCGGCCAGACCATTATTTCCGGTATGGGCGAACTGCACCTGGAAATTCTGGTTGACCGCATGCGGCGTGAATTTGGCGTTGAAGCCAACGTTGGCGCTCCGCAAGTGGCTTACCGCGAAACCATTACCAAAGTCGTTACCGACGTTGACGGCAAGCACGTCAAGCAGTCCGGTGGTAAGGGTCAGTACGGCCATGCAGTCATTACTCTGGAGCCGTCCGGCGAGGGCAATGGCTACAAGTTTGTCGACGAGATCAAGGGTGGTGTGATTCCGCGCGAATTCATCCCGTCCGTGGACAAGGGTATTCAGAACACCCTGTCCAGCGGTATTCTCGCCGGCTTCCCGGTGGTGGACGTTACCGTGCGTCTGACCTTCGGTTCCTACCACGACGTCGACTCCTCGCAGATCGCGTTCGAACTGGCTGGTTCCCTGGCTTTCAAAGAAGCCATGCGCCGTGCCGGTCCGTGCATCCTCGAGCCGATGATGGCGGTGGAAGTGGAAACTCCGGAAGAGTACATGGGCGATGTGATGGGCGACTTGAACCGTCGTCGCGGCATCGTTCAGGGTATGGACGACGATGGTTTGGGTGGCAAGAAGATCAAGGCCGAAGTACCGCTGGCCGAGATGTTCGGTTACTCCACCGACCTGCGTTCCGCTACCCAGGGTCGTGCGACTTACTCCATGGAGTTCAAGCACTACTCCGAAGCTCCGAAGCATGTTGCCGACGCCGTAATGGCCGCTCGCAAGTAA
- the rpsG gene encoding 30S ribosomal protein S7, which yields MPRRREVPKREILPDPKFGSQDLSKFMNVVMIDGKKSVAERIIYGALEQIEKKSGKNALEVFNTALANAKPVVEVKSRRVGGANYQVPVEVRPSRRMALAMRWLRDAARKRGEKSMDLRLAGELLDAAEGRGGAMKKRDEVHRMAEANKAFSHFRF from the coding sequence ATGCCACGTCGCAGAGAAGTCCCCAAGCGCGAAATCCTGCCGGATCCGAAGTTCGGTTCCCAGGACCTGTCCAAGTTCATGAACGTAGTCATGATCGATGGCAAGAAATCCGTTGCAGAACGCATCATCTACGGTGCTCTGGAACAGATCGAAAAGAAATCCGGCAAGAATGCCCTGGAAGTATTCAACACCGCTCTGGCCAACGCCAAGCCGGTTGTTGAAGTAAAAAGCCGCCGTGTAGGCGGTGCCAACTATCAAGTTCCTGTTGAAGTACGTCCGTCGCGTCGTATGGCTCTGGCCATGCGTTGGCTGCGCGACGCTGCGCGCAAGCGCGGCGAAAAGTCCATGGACCTGCGCCTGGCTGGTGAGTTGCTCGACGCGGCCGAAGGCCGTGGCGGCGCGATGAAGAAGCGTGACGAAGTGCACCGTATGGCAGAAGCCAACAAGGCCTTCTCGCACTTCCGCTTCTAA
- the rplW gene encoding 50S ribosomal protein L23 has translation MNQERLLQVILAPIVSEKSTMIAEKNQQMAFRVAKDATKPEIKAAVEMLFNVKVEGVSTVNVKGKVKRFGRSIGRRSDWKKAYVSLVEGQEIDLTATPAAAE, from the coding sequence ATGAATCAAGAACGTCTGTTGCAAGTAATTCTTGCTCCCATCGTTTCCGAAAAGAGCACCATGATTGCTGAGAAGAACCAGCAAATGGCGTTCCGCGTTGCTAAAGATGCGACCAAGCCGGAAATCAAGGCTGCTGTTGAAATGCTGTTCAATGTAAAAGTTGAAGGTGTTTCCACTGTCAATGTCAAGGGCAAGGTTAAGCGCTTTGGCCGTTCCATCGGTCGTCGCAGTGACTGGAAAAAGGCCTACGTTAGCCTGGTGGAAGGTCAAGAAATTGATCTGACCGCTACCCCGGCCGCAGCGGAGTAA
- the rpoC gene encoding DNA-directed RNA polymerase subunit beta', translating to MKALLDLFKQVTQEEEFDAIKIGIASPDKIRSWSYGEVKKPETINYRTFKPERDGLFCARIFGPVKDYECLCGKYKRLKHRGVICEKCGVEVTLSKVRRERMGHIELASPTAHIWFLKSLPSRLGMVLDMTLRDIERVLYFEAFVVTDPGMTPLQYRQLLTEEDFLDKEDQYGEEFVAMMGAEAVKELLKKLNLDSEIETLRAELKATSSDTKIKKISKRLKVLEAFQRSGMKPEWMILEVLPVLPPELRPLVPLDGGRFATSDLNDLYRRVINRNNRLKRLLELRAPDIIVRNEKRMLQESVDSLLDNGRRGKAMTGANKRPLKSLADMIKGKGGRFRQNLLGKRVDYSGRSVITVGPTLRLHQCGLPKKMALELFKPFIFHKLEVMGLASTIKAAKKLVEQEVPEVWDILEDVIREHPVLLNRAPTLHRLGIQAFEPVLIEGKAIQLHPLVCAAFNADFDGDQMAVHVPLSLEAQMEARTLMLATNNVLSPANGDPIIVPSQDIVLGLYYMTRDKVNGKGEGMVFADTKEVHRAYETRQVELATRITVRLREWEKDEQGEFQPVIKRYDTTVGRAILSDILPKGLPFEHINKALKKKEISKLINVSFRRCGIRDTVIFADQLMYTGFAYSTRGGISICVDDMQIPAKKVDLLADAQKEVKEIEEQYRQGLVTQGERYNKVVDIWGRTGDKIAKAMMDELSKQKVLDREGKEVDQESFNSIYMMADSGARGSAAQIKQLAGMRGLMAKPDGSIIETPITANFREGLTVLQYFISTHGARKGLADTALKTANSGYLTRRLVDVTQDLVVIEDDCGTSNGFTMKAVLQGGDVIEPLRDRILGRVAAIDLVDPSTGETVIEAGTLLDEHLVDVVDSLGIDEVKVRTAITCDTRYGLCAKCYGRDLARGKRVNAGEAIGVIAAQSIGEPGTQLTMRTFHIGGAASRNAAASQVEGKSNGTVRFSSQMRYVANTKGELIVITRSGEVVIHDDMGRERERHKVPYGATLMVTDGLVIKAGAVLATWDPHTRPIITEYAGRVKFENVEEGNTVAKQTDEVTGLSTLVVIDPKRRAGSQSKMLRPLVKLLDDNGNEVKLAGSEASVSITFQVGAIITVRDGQEVGKGEVLARIPQESSKTRDITGGLPRVAELFEARSPKDAGMLAEVTGTISFGKDTKGKQRLIITDLEGNGYENLIPKDKHVLVHDGQVVNRGESIVDGPVDPHDILRLQGIEALARYIVQEVQEVYRLQGVKINDKHIEVIIRQMLRRVIISDSGDTEFIQGEQVERADALEMNDKMLAEGREPAQYENVLLGITKASLSTDSFISAASFQETTRVLTEAAIMGKKDDLRGLKENVIVGRLIPAGTGLAYHRTRRGSTQHTLEAAEAQFFDIAPADALDSNE from the coding sequence ATGAAAGCTCTGCTCGACCTCTTTAAGCAAGTTACGCAAGAAGAAGAGTTTGATGCGATTAAGATCGGCATCGCCTCGCCTGACAAGATCCGTTCCTGGTCTTATGGTGAAGTAAAAAAGCCTGAAACCATCAACTATCGTACCTTCAAACCGGAACGCGACGGCCTGTTCTGCGCGCGCATCTTCGGACCGGTGAAGGACTATGAGTGCTTGTGCGGCAAGTACAAGCGCCTGAAGCATCGCGGCGTGATCTGCGAGAAGTGCGGCGTGGAAGTCACCTTGTCCAAGGTGCGTCGCGAACGCATGGGCCACATCGAGCTGGCCAGCCCGACCGCGCACATCTGGTTCCTGAAGTCGCTGCCGTCGCGTCTGGGCATGGTGCTGGACATGACGCTGCGCGACATCGAACGCGTGCTGTACTTCGAAGCGTTCGTGGTGACCGATCCGGGCATGACCCCGCTGCAATACCGTCAGCTGCTGACCGAAGAGGACTTCCTGGACAAGGAAGACCAGTACGGTGAAGAGTTCGTCGCCATGATGGGCGCCGAAGCGGTCAAGGAATTGCTGAAGAAGCTGAACCTGGACAGCGAGATCGAGACTCTGCGCGCCGAACTCAAGGCCACCAGCTCCGACACCAAGATCAAGAAGATCTCCAAGCGCCTGAAAGTGCTGGAGGCCTTCCAACGTTCCGGCATGAAGCCGGAATGGATGATCCTGGAAGTGCTGCCGGTGCTGCCGCCGGAACTGCGTCCGCTGGTGCCGCTGGACGGCGGTCGCTTCGCGACTTCCGATCTGAACGATCTGTACCGCCGCGTGATCAACCGTAACAACCGTCTGAAGCGCCTGCTGGAACTGCGCGCGCCGGACATCATCGTGCGCAACGAGAAGCGCATGCTGCAGGAATCGGTTGACTCGCTGCTGGACAACGGCCGTCGCGGCAAGGCGATGACCGGCGCCAACAAGCGTCCGCTGAAGTCGCTGGCCGACATGATCAAGGGCAAGGGCGGTCGTTTCCGTCAGAACTTGCTGGGTAAGCGCGTGGACTACTCCGGTCGTTCCGTGATTACCGTGGGCCCGACCCTGCGTCTGCATCAGTGCGGCCTGCCTAAGAAAATGGCGCTGGAACTGTTCAAGCCCTTCATCTTCCACAAGCTGGAAGTGATGGGTCTGGCCTCCACCATCAAGGCGGCCAAGAAGCTGGTAGAGCAGGAAGTGCCGGAAGTCTGGGACATCCTGGAAGACGTGATCCGCGAGCATCCGGTGCTGCTGAACCGCGCGCCGACGCTGCACCGCCTGGGTATTCAGGCGTTCGAGCCGGTGCTGATCGAAGGCAAGGCCATCCAACTGCACCCGCTGGTCTGCGCGGCGTTCAACGCCGACTTTGACGGTGACCAGATGGCTGTTCACGTGCCGCTGTCGCTGGAAGCGCAGATGGAAGCCCGCACCCTGATGCTGGCCACCAACAACGTGCTGTCCCCGGCCAACGGCGACCCGATTATCGTGCCGTCACAGGATATCGTGTTGGGTCTGTACTACATGACCCGCGATAAGGTGAACGGCAAGGGCGAAGGCATGGTGTTTGCGGACACCAAGGAAGTGCATCGCGCCTACGAAACCCGTCAGGTTGAGCTGGCGACGCGCATCACCGTGCGTCTGCGCGAGTGGGAAAAAGACGAGCAGGGCGAGTTCCAGCCGGTGATCAAGCGTTACGACACCACCGTGGGCCGCGCCATTCTGTCCGACATCCTGCCGAAAGGCCTGCCGTTCGAGCACATCAACAAGGCGCTGAAGAAGAAGGAAATCTCCAAGCTGATCAACGTATCGTTCCGCCGTTGCGGCATCCGCGATACCGTGATCTTCGCCGACCAGTTGATGTACACCGGTTTCGCCTACTCCACTCGCGGCGGCATCTCCATTTGCGTGGACGATATGCAGATCCCGGCCAAGAAGGTCGACCTGCTCGCCGACGCGCAGAAGGAAGTCAAAGAGATCGAAGAGCAGTACCGTCAAGGTCTGGTGACCCAGGGCGAACGCTACAACAAGGTAGTGGACATCTGGGGCCGCACCGGCGACAAGATCGCCAAGGCGATGATGGACGAGCTGTCCAAGCAGAAGGTGCTGGACCGCGAAGGCAAGGAAGTCGATCAGGAATCCTTCAACTCCATTTACATGATGGCCGACTCGGGCGCGCGGGGTTCCGCCGCCCAGATCAAGCAGCTGGCCGGCATGCGGGGTCTGATGGCCAAGCCGGACGGCTCGATTATCGAGACGCCGATTACCGCGAACTTCCGCGAAGGCCTGACCGTACTGCAGTACTTTATTTCCACTCACGGTGCGCGTAAGGGTCTGGCGGATACCGCTTTGAAGACCGCGAACTCCGGTTACCTGACGCGTCGTTTGGTCGACGTGACCCAGGACTTGGTGGTGATCGAGGACGATTGCGGCACCAGCAACGGCTTCACCATGAAGGCCGTGCTGCAAGGCGGCGACGTGATCGAACCGCTGCGCGACCGCATCCTGGGCCGCGTGGCCGCGATCGACCTGGTGGATCCGTCCACCGGCGAGACCGTGATCGAAGCCGGCACCCTGCTGGACGAGCATCTGGTGGACGTGGTGGACAGCCTGGGCATCGACGAAGTGAAGGTGCGTACCGCCATCACTTGCGACACCCGCTACGGCCTGTGCGCCAAGTGCTATGGTCGCGACCTGGCGCGCGGCAAGCGCGTCAACGCCGGCGAAGCCATCGGCGTGATCGCCGCCCAGTCCATTGGCGAACCGGGCACCCAGCTGACCATGCGTACCTTCCACATCGGTGGCGCGGCGTCGCGAAACGCGGCCGCCAGCCAGGTGGAGGGCAAGTCCAACGGCACCGTGCGCTTCTCCAGTCAGATGCGCTATGTGGCGAACACCAAGGGCGAGCTGATCGTCATCACCCGCTCCGGCGAAGTGGTGATCCACGACGATATGGGCCGTGAGCGCGAGCGTCACAAAGTGCCGTACGGCGCGACCCTGATGGTCACCGACGGTCTGGTGATCAAGGCGGGCGCGGTGTTGGCCACTTGGGACCCGCACACCCGTCCGATCATCACCGAGTACGCGGGCCGCGTGAAGTTCGAAAACGTGGAAGAGGGCAACACCGTAGCCAAGCAGACCGACGAAGTGACGGGTCTGTCGACGCTGGTGGTGATCGATCCGAAGCGCCGCGCCGGTTCGCAGTCCAAGATGCTGCGTCCTCTGGTGAAGCTGCTGGACGACAACGGCAACGAAGTGAAGCTGGCCGGTTCCGAAGCCTCGGTATCGATCACCTTCCAGGTGGGCGCCATTATCACGGTGCGCGACGGTCAGGAAGTGGGCAAGGGCGAAGTGCTGGCCCGCATCCCGCAAGAATCGTCCAAGACCCGCGATATTACCGGTGGTCTGCCGCGTGTGGCCGAGCTGTTCGAAGCGCGTTCGCCGAAAGACGCCGGCATGCTGGCGGAAGTGACCGGTACGATTTCCTTCGGCAAGGACACCAAGGGCAAGCAGCGCCTGATCATCACCGATCTGGAAGGCAATGGTTACGAAAACCTGATCCCGAAAGACAAGCACGTGCTGGTGCACGACGGTCAGGTGGTGAACCGCGGCGAATCCATCGTCGACGGTCCGGTGGATCCGCACGACATTCTGCGTCTGCAGGGTATCGAGGCCTTGGCTCGCTACATCGTTCAAGAGGTGCAGGAGGTGTATCGTCTGCAGGGCGTGAAGATCAACGACAAGCACATCGAGGTGATCATTCGCCAGATGCTGCGTCGCGTGATCATCTCCGACAGCGGCGACACCGAGTTCATCCAGGGCGAGCAGGTGGAACGCGCCGACGCGCTGGAAATGAACGACAAGATGCTGGCGGAAGGCCGTGAGCCTGCGCAGTACGAAAACGTGCTGCTGGGTATCACCAAGGCGTCCTTGTCCACCGACTCCTTCATCTCCGCGGCTTCCTTCCAGGAAACCACCCGCGTGCTGACCGAAGCGGCGATCATGGGCAAGAAGGACGACTTGCGCGGCCTGAAGGAAAACGTGATCGTCGGTCGTCTGATCCCGGCGGGTACCGGCCTGGCTTACCACCGCACCCGTCGCGGTTCGACGCAGCATACGCTGGAAGCGGCCGAAGCTCAGTTCTTCGACATCGCCCCGGCCGACGCGCTCGACAGCAACGAATAA
- the tuf gene encoding elongation factor Tu, producing MAKEKFERTKPHVNVGTIGHVDHGKTTLTAAITTILSKKFGGEAKDYSQIDSAPEEKARGITINTAHVEYETESRHYAHVDCPGHADYVKNMITGAAQMDGAILVCSAADGPMPQTREHILLSRQVGVPYIIVFLNKADLVDDAELLELVEMEVRDLLSSYDFPGDDTPVVIGSARLALEGDQSEYGEPAIFKLAAALDSYIPTPERAIDKPFLLPIEDVFSISGRGTVVTGRVERGIVKVGEELEIVGLKATAKTTCTGVEMFRKLLDQGQAGDNVGVLLRGTKREDVERGQVLAKPGSITPHTKFQASVYVLSKDEGGRHTPFFANYRPQFYFRTTDVTGAVTLSEGVEMVMPGDNVEITVELIAPIAMEDGLRFAIREGGRTVGAGVVAKIIA from the coding sequence ATGGCAAAAGAAAAGTTTGAGCGGACCAAACCGCACGTAAACGTAGGCACCATCGGTCACGTGGACCATGGTAAAACCACTCTGACCGCTGCTATCACCACCATTCTGTCCAAGAAGTTCGGCGGCGAAGCCAAAGACTACTCCCAGATCGACAGCGCGCCGGAAGAGAAGGCTCGTGGTATTACCATTAATACCGCTCACGTAGAATACGAAACCGAGTCCCGTCACTACGCTCACGTAGACTGCCCGGGTCACGCCGACTACGTTAAGAACATGATTACCGGTGCTGCCCAGATGGACGGCGCTATCCTGGTGTGCTCGGCCGCTGACGGTCCGATGCCGCAAACCCGCGAACACATCCTGCTGTCCCGTCAGGTTGGCGTTCCGTACATCATCGTGTTCCTGAACAAGGCCGACCTGGTGGACGACGCTGAGCTGCTGGAACTGGTTGAAATGGAAGTTCGCGATCTGCTGTCTTCCTACGACTTCCCGGGCGACGACACCCCGGTGGTGATCGGCTCCGCTCGTCTGGCGCTGGAAGGCGACCAGTCCGAATACGGCGAACCGGCCATCTTCAAGCTGGCTGCTGCTCTGGATTCCTACATCCCGACTCCGGAACGCGCCATCGACAAGCCGTTCCTGCTGCCGATCGAAGACGTGTTCTCGATCTCCGGCCGCGGCACCGTGGTAACCGGTCGCGTAGAGCGCGGCATTGTTAAAGTCGGCGAAGAACTGGAAATCGTGGGCCTGAAGGCTACCGCGAAGACCACTTGCACCGGCGTGGAAATGTTCCGCAAGCTGCTGGACCAAGGTCAAGCCGGCGACAACGTGGGCGTGCTGCTGCGCGGCACCAAGCGTGAAGACGTTGAGCGTGGTCAGGTACTGGCTAAGCCGGGTTCCATCACCCCGCACACCAAGTTCCAGGCTTCGGTATACGTACTGAGCAAAGACGAAGGTGGCCGTCACACCCCGTTCTTCGCGAACTACCGTCCGCAGTTCTACTTCCGCACCACCGACGTAACGGGCGCCGTTACTCTGTCGGAAGGCGTGGAAATGGTAATGCCGGGCGACAACGTGGAGATCACGGTTGAGCTGATCGCTCCGATCGCCATGGAAGATGGTCTGCGTTTCGCCATCCGCGAAGGCGGTCGTACCGTCGGCGCCGGCGTTGTTGCCAAGATCATCGCTTAA
- the rplC gene encoding 50S ribosomal protein L3, translating to MSLGLVGRKVGMTRIFAEDGATIPVTVLDMSANRVTQIKTAETDGYNAVQVTYGSKKASRVVKAAAGHFAKAGVEAGLGLVEFPLTASDLSNFKPGDAIAVEIFTVGQLVDVTGTSKGKGFSGVIKRHNFSSNRASHGNSRSHNTPGSIGQAQDPGRVFPGKRMAGQYGNVKSTVQCLEIVRVDAERQLILVKGAVPGAKNGDVVVRPSVKAGA from the coding sequence ATGAGTTTAGGTCTTGTCGGTCGCAAAGTCGGCATGACCCGCATTTTTGCCGAAGATGGCGCAACCATCCCGGTAACTGTGCTGGACATGTCCGCTAACCGCGTCACGCAAATCAAAACTGCTGAAACCGACGGCTACAATGCCGTGCAGGTTACCTATGGCTCCAAAAAGGCCAGCCGTGTTGTTAAGGCTGCCGCGGGCCACTTCGCCAAGGCTGGCGTTGAAGCAGGTCTGGGTCTGGTCGAGTTTCCGCTGACCGCCTCCGATCTGTCCAACTTCAAGCCGGGCGATGCCATCGCTGTTGAGATCTTCACCGTTGGTCAACTGGTTGATGTAACCGGCACCTCCAAAGGTAAAGGCTTCTCCGGCGTGATCAAGCGTCACAACTTCTCTTCCAACCGTGCTTCCCATGGTAACTCGCGTTCGCATAACACGCCGGGTTCCATCGGTCAGGCGCAAGATCCGGGCCGCGTTTTCCCGGGTAAGCGCATGGCGGGCCAATACGGTAACGTCAAGAGCACCGTGCAGTGCCTGGAAATCGTTCGTGTCGATGCCGAGCGTCAACTGATTCTGGTTAAAGGTGCTGTTCCTGGCGCCAAGAACGGTGACGTTGTCGTTCGTCCTAGCGTGAAGGCAGGTGCGTGA
- the rpsL gene encoding 30S ribosomal protein S12 gives MPTINQLVRKGRVAIKAKSKVPALEACPQKRGVCTRVYTTTPKKPNSALRKVCKVRLTNGFEVISYIGGEGHNLQEHSVVLLRGGRVKDLPGVRYHTVRGSLDTAGVKDRKQARSKYGAKRPK, from the coding sequence ATGCCAACCATTAACCAACTCGTTCGCAAAGGCCGCGTCGCCATCAAGGCGAAGAGCAAGGTGCCTGCGCTGGAAGCCTGCCCGCAGAAGCGTGGCGTGTGCACCCGTGTCTACACCACCACTCCGAAGAAGCCGAACTCGGCTCTGCGTAAAGTGTGCAAGGTTCGTCTGACCAACGGTTTCGAAGTGATTTCCTACATTGGTGGTGAAGGCCACAACCTGCAGGAACACTCCGTAGTGCTGCTCCGCGGCGGTCGTGTAAAAGACTTGCCGGGTGTTCGCTACCACACCGTTCGCGGCTCCCTCGACACCGCAGGTGTTAAAGACCGTAAACAGGCTCGTTCCAAGTACGGCGCCAAGCGTCCCAAGTAA